The DNA region TAGGTGAGTATTTGCATTCTCGCACTGCTTTAGATCAAATACAGAGAAATATGCTGCTATTGTTTCTTTCAAGGAGTCATTTGACAGAAGGGCCCCTGGTGGTCATCAGGGCCCACTGTGGGGCTCTCTGCTCACTTGCTCCTgatgtgtgtcttcagtgtttgATGCCACCAGGATGGGgaacagcagcagtgacaggTCCGGCGGGGGTCAGGGCGAGAGGTCAGACAGAGATGGACAACAAGGAGGGAAGGAGGCCAGTCCCAACATCCTGATGGACAGCGGCGAGGACGCAGACCTTTTCCCCAGAGACGATaaggtataataataataataataataataataataataataataataataacaatacagcCGACTGTATGTTATGCAACCAGATAGCCTTTTAATAACTTACACATCCCATATGTGTCCACGATCCATTACATAGGACTAGATATGAAACCCTTGAGGACCACACTAATGTTCTGCAAGTTGCAAGCTTATttattcaaagtgctttacataaaacatcaaaagcattgAGACAAAATGCAAAAGGAGCATATTATAAAAGGACTTTGAAATATGATTAAAAACTTAATAAAAAGctaacaattaaacaattaaaatagctataaaaaaagaagtataAAACCTTTTGTTCCAGATATATGGAGCATAAAAACTGAACGCTGCTCCTCCATTTTTGGAAAGATGTGTTGGTGTGTTCAGGTGCCGGTAAGAAGCTCTGTCATCTGAACTTTGAGAGCCAGCTGCCAGAGGGCATTTCCTTCTCATACAGTATGTCATTGAGAAAATGTAAACCTGTTGGACAAACAAGAGCGCAAACATGGGTTTTATCAAGAGGATAATGTCATTTGAATTCTATGcaataaacataatattgcTGTTTGACAACCAACTTTGCAGGTGAACCAGTCAAAGCATTAAAATGAAGTGTTTACAAAACAGTCCCAGTGAATGCAACTAATAATAAAGGAGGTTCACAGTAATAATCTATTTCAAGCAAGTCTGAAATCTCTGCAAATGTATTTCCTTCTTGAAAAGAACTGCCAAGACACTGGTGGAGTCCATTCACAATGCCCTTCAGGAAACTAAAGAGTTGCACCAGGGAGTTCTGTCCATTGCCCTCATCTTTGTCTCTTAATTGGCTGGGGCGCTGTGGGAATTGTAGTCCCATATTTACTATTGACTACAGATCTCGTCACTAGGTGGCAATATTATTTTGACCACATATGTCCAAGAAGCtgaagtgtgagtgtgttacgTATGTTCTCATTAGAGGAGGATGCACAAGGTTTTACtagcatgcaaacatgcaaacacataaaCTGGGTCTCCAGCTCCCTCTGTGCAGCTGAGGGGGCTGGAGCTGAGGGGGCTGGAGCTGCTCTCATTAACATGGCAACAACACATTGATATCATGCCGTTCAGGCTCCCGAGGAAATACAGGAATTTCTGGCCTGGAAGCAGGACATGGAGAGCGACAGCAAAAGTCCAACGGAGGCCAGACCAACGATGTTCAGGTGGTCTGGTGCCGCCAAAGAAGTCTTCGTGTCCGGCTCTTTTAACAACTGGGCCACCAAGATCCCTCTCAACAAAAGGTAGTTTGACTCAAGGCGTTGTACATCCTGGATCTGTGTGTGCCGGTGGAAATTAAACGCATGGTTGTCTTCAGTCAGAAAAACTTTGTGGCTATTGTGGAGCTGATGGAGGGAGAGCACCAGTACAAGTTCTGCGTAGACGGTCAGTGGACCCTGGATCCTGCTGGGGTGAGTGACAGCTTTAGAGATAACCCACcttttttgtttaatgtgtaataatacgTAATATATGTTCCTTCAAATGCCTTCTCCACACTCTCACGTGTCCGTGTCAAATGTCTGTTTACACTCTGCCAGGCTGTGATGACGTCTAAGACAGGAACAGTAAATAATGTCATCCAGGTGAAGACGACTGACTTCGAAGTCTTTGACGCCCTCAGGATCGACTCGGAGGACTCTGAAGATATTTCAGGTACTGACACCCAAagtattcattcattaataacCACTTTCAGACAgtcaaatattattaaaaaagtgttttaatctgcttttatatattataatgaatCTGGTGCTGCGAACCTTGTAGAAGAATTTCATACTTTCCAAACTATCAGAACAAATTCTCTTGGATAGGTTACAAGAATACATAATAACCACTGACAATTaatcagtttaaaaacaaataaacacagcacGTATGTATGTGCGCTGAAGGGAAGTTGTTAGTAAGTATAGAAGACTTAACGCTACgatatttatgtgttttctggATGCGTAGAAAGATGGGGTTGGATCACATCTTCTCCTTTTCTGGGGATCAATGTGGTTCAACACGATGGAAAACAGTTTTCTTCAGACTGTAAATGGATAAtacttttttactttgtgttaTGTTATATGTGTTTTAATCGCACTGAACTGCAATGATTTATCTGTGTTGTCATCCTCGTATTatgtattttgttatatttatactGACATGGAtacatgtttgtgaaataaagttgaatttaaatgaattgtATGTTATTATTTTGACATAAGGCTGTGTTAAAATAGTATTGTGTGTTCCTTCTTCCCCAGACTTGTCCAGTTCCCCTCCCGGCCCCTACCTACAGGAAGCATATGTGATCAAGCCCGAAGACAAGATCAAACATCCTCCCATCTTACCTCCCCACCTGCTGCAGGTGCTGCTCAACAAGGAAACAGGCATCTCTGTAAGTACACGCTTGGTGCTCGAGTACACGCTCGCCTCCTGTTACAACAGCATGAGCTTTAATTCATCCTCTGAATCCTCCTCAGTGTGACCCGACGTTGCTGCCAGAGCCCAACCATGTGATGCTCAATCACCTGTACGCCCTCTCCATCAAGGTAAC from Cottoperca gobio chromosome 9, fCotGob3.1, whole genome shotgun sequence includes:
- the prkab1b gene encoding 5'-AMP-activated protein kinase subunit beta-1b, which gives rise to MGNSSSDRSGGGQGERSDRDGQQGGKEASPNILMDSGEDADLFPRDDKAPEEIQEFLAWKQDMESDSKSPTEARPTMFRWSGAAKEVFVSGSFNNWATKIPLNKSQKNFVAIVELMEGEHQYKFCVDGQWTLDPAGAVMTSKTGTVNNVIQVKTTDFEVFDALRIDSEDSEDISDLSSSPPGPYLQEAYVIKPEDKIKHPPILPPHLLQVLLNKETGISCDPTLLPEPNHVMLNHLYALSIKDGVMVLSATHRYKKKYVTTLLYKPI